The Setaria viridis chromosome 2, Setaria_viridis_v4.0, whole genome shotgun sequence DNA window TTTATGAAATCTTTTGGTTTTGAAAATAACAGCTGTTTGGATGTAACAATTAACGATTCTTTACAGACTTGAAAACCGCATATAAGCATATTGCTACGACTCTAGTTTGTTGACAAACTACAACGTCCAATCATGCTCCactttttttataaagaaaagaaaaaaaagaaagggaactAAGATCACGTGGCCCATGCGTGTCTCTATCCACGATTCCTTGTCGTCGAGCTCCCATCCCATCTACTCCGAGCGATCACAATTCTTTGTGATCCATTTTCACAAGCgaagaaaaggaggaatccGATCGCAATTTGCGAGGGCACAAAGCTGCTCTGTAGCATTTCGTGACCCACGACCACGAGTGAGTGCCTGTCTTTCCACTCTCGCATCCGCTGCTCCTCCAGAAAAGATCCCCTCCAAATCCGAGGCAGCATCCGGTTACTCTTGTCCCCCACTACCACCGGGGGGACCAAGAAGGCAAGAACCCCCGAATATGGCTTCGCGGCCCTGTGGATCAGCTCCGTCCACCTCGCCGCCCCCCTGTTGGTTTGGCTTCCCAGTTCCCACCGTGGCATCGCCGAGCAGATGGTAACCACCAAGGGAATCGCTTTCTTTGGATATTTTTGAGGAGCGCGGAGTGTGGAGCTTACGGGAATTTGGCTGCATGTTTCTCTTGCAGACGAGGGGTTAGTCAGCTCAGCTCTGCTCGCCATTTCGTTTCGTCCCGTAGGAACACTTCGTCGAACAGTTGGTGTGCGGCCACCGGAGCAGCAGGAGCGCCAGGCGAAATGGGCGGGCAGAACGGGGTTTCTTGATTCTTGGAGTTGGAGGCCACTGATGTGTCTAGCTTCTCGCGCTCAAGCAGTTCATTGCTCGTCCAGTTGCAATTGCTGAATTCGGAGTCAAGGAACCAACCAAATAGCTCTCTGGGTTTCTGGACGCCAGCTCTGCTCCCCCATTTCATTCTTTGCAGAGTTTAATTGAAGAGGCCCTGTAGAGATCAAAGGTCGTCAGGAACGCGATACTCTCTTCTTGGTTCTCGGAGATGGGCTATTCTCACCTTGCCGCCCTGCTTCTGTGTGCCTGCATGTTCGCCAGTGGAACCACGGCAGGTAACCAGAATGGCACCGGTGTTCCCGCAAGGCCGGCTGAGGTGCGCATCGGTGCGCTGTTCACGTTTGACTCGGTTATCGGGAAGGCGGTGAGGCCCGCTATTGAGCTTGCTGTTGCGCATGTCAATGCCGATCCTAGCATACTCCGGGGGACGAAACTGAGTGTTCTTATGCAGGACACTAAATGCAGTGGATTTGTTGGCACCATAGAAGGTCTGACACTCTCTGACCACCCTCCTTCTGCATCTATATTTGTAATTCGATCCTGACTTTATCTTTTCTTTGCGATTTTGTATCAATATCACTATTTAGTTAAGCTTTCTTTGGCCTTGTTAGCAATTAGAGACAGCATAACCAGTGATGCATATTATAGGAATTAAGAACTTGCCATTTTTAGTCTACATGTGGAGAAAACAACAAGAACTGATGCCTTAGCTAGGAATTGCAATGGAAACACTATTTGCATCAGTCTGTAACTTTGTTGTTCCTGTATATCAGAAATGAAGCAAAAGTCAGATATTATGGTCAACACCATAGTCGCGTTAGGTATAGATGAAATTAAACATAGACTTCCCAAGTTTCCTGCCATAGGAAGTATGCAGAAAGTCCTAGTAAATTCTTGTTCCTGTGCCAACCATACTTGGTTGAACTTGCCTGTCTTTTATACATACGTAGACAATGGAGAACTTTGTCTATTCTTATTAGATTGAAGTGATAATGTAATTTTACACTTTGGAAGCTCGGAGAGCttaacaaattttttttcttgtccaGCATTGCAGCTTCTGGCTAAAGATGTAGTCGCTGTATTAGGTCCACAATCCTCAGCTGTTGCTCATGTCATTTGCCATGCTGTCAATGAACTCCATGTCCCTCTTGTCTCTTTCTCAGCCACTGATCCTACCCTTTCTTCCCTTGAATACCCTTATTTTGTGAGGGCTACACAAAGTGATTACTACCAAATGGGTGCTATCGCTAGCATCATTAGCTATTATCGATGGAAACAAGTCATCGccatatatgttgatgatgacTATGGTAGAGGTGGCATCATGGCACTAGGTGATGCCCTTGCAAAAAGGAAGTGCAAGATAGCTTACAAAGCTAAGTTGCCACCTGGTGCTGCAAATACTACTGTCGAGGATATCTTGATGCAGGTAAATGAAATGGAGTCACGTGTCTATGTTGTCCACGTTAACCCTGACTCTGGTCTTAACGTGTTCTCAGCTGCAAAATCTTTGGGGATGATGAGCAGTGGCTATGTATGGATAGCAACAGACTGGCTTTCTGAAGTGATAGATTCGTCTGGGCATGATAATCCTGCTGTAATGGAACATACACAGGGTGTTCTTGTGCTTCGGCAGCATGTCACTGTTTCTGAAATTCAGCATGCACTGTTGCCCAAGTGGAATAATCTTACCAGGAATGGAATCGCTTACTCTATGCGTGCTTATGACTCTGTATGGTTAGTTGCTCATGCTATTGAGCGATTTCTGAGCGAAGGGAATGCTATATCTTTTTCTGCAGACCCAAATTTGGTAACTACAAAAGGAAGTAGCCTTCAGTTAGATTCTCTTAGGATATTCAACAATGGAAATAAACTACTGGAGAAAGTGTGGAGCGCGAATTTCTCAGGGGTTTCTGGTCCAGTTCAATTTACCTTGGACAGGAATTTGGTCCACCCAGCTTACGATATTCTGAATATTGGTGGTACAGGATTAAGAACTATTGGATATTGGTCAAATTTTTCAGGTCTCTCAGTTGTTGCTCCTGAAAATTTAAATTTATCATCACTGAACTCATCAACCAACAATGTACAGCTCCATAGTGCTATATGGCCTGGTCAGGTTTCTGAGACGCCTCGTGGTTGGGTGTTTTCATATCATGGGAAGCCTATGAGGATTGGAGTACCTCTCCGAACAAGCTACAAAGAGTTTGTTATGCAAGATGATGGACCTGATGGAGTAAAGGGATTTGCAGTTGATGTCTTTAAAGCTGCAATAAGCCTGTTGCCATATCCAGTTTCATGCAATTTTGTTTTATTTGGAGATGGTTTGAAGAATCCTAGCTACAGTGACCTTGTTCAGAAGGTTTCTGAAAATGTGAGTAGGTTCCCCACATCCTTTTCAATTCTGAAATTTATCATAGGTGCCTTCATATTTCATTATACAGGTGTTCTTAATTCTGTTTTTTCTGCCCATTTAGTACTTTGACGCTGCAATAGGGGACATTGCTATAGTGACGAATCGAACAAGACTTGTTGATTTTACCCAGCCGTATATCGAATCGGGTCTCATTATTGTAGCTCCAGCAAGGGAGATTGAATCAAATGCTTGGGCTTTTCTGAAACCATTTACCTTCCAGATGTGGTGTGTCCTAggtgtcatcttcctctttGTGGGTGCAGTTGTTTGGGTACTTGAACACCGCACTAATACTGAGTTCCGTGGACCTCCAAGGCAACAAATTATGACTGTGTGCTGGTTAGTATCTGCATCCTGTAGCTACTTCtttcctcttttgttttttctaacttgctgttttttttaattatggGACTTCTTGCATTTTCAGGTTTAGTTTCTCTACCATGTTCTTTGCACACAGTAAGTGTTGATGTGAAACTAGTCAGAATATTTCAAAGGTTTCCTAGTCCACTCATAACCTCCTTTCTCATTTCTTTACACAGGAGAGAACACAGTCAGCGCACTTGGTAGATTCGTGCTGCTGATCTGGCTCTTTGTCGTGCTGATTATTAACTCAAGCTACACTGCAAGCTTGACATCACTTCTCACAGTTCAGGAGCTGACATCAGGGATTCAGGGCCTCGATAGCTTGATCTCGAGTTCAAGTGCAATTGGCTATCAAGTTGGATCTTTTTCCAGAAACTACCTTGTCGATGAGCTCAATATTGCTGAGTCCCGTTTAGTGCCACTAAATAGCCCGTCAGATTATGCAAGAGCTCTAGAGCTAGGGTCAGGAAATGGTGGTGTGGCTGCAATTATTGATGAGCTTCCGTATGTTGAGATCTTCTTGTCAAAATACTGCAAATTCAAGACAGTTGGTCAGGTTTTCACAAAAAGTGGATGGGGATTTGTAAGTTGATTTGCTTGCTGTAATCAAAACACACACATGCATTTCTCTTCAAAGTATCTTGTGATCATACTTTCTTCTGTTGTAGGCCTTCCCAAGAGACTCACCTCTCGCCGAGGACTTGTCAACAGCGATCCTGACACTATCAGAGAATGGCAATCTCCAGAGGATCCATGATGAATGGTTAAGTGGGACAGAGTGCAGTGCAGACAACAATGCGGCCGCGTCGAACTCCTTGAGCCTGTCGAGCTTCTGGGGCCTCTTCCTCATCTGTGGCCTTGCATGTCTCCTTGCTCTTGTGATTTTCTTCCTTCGCATATTTTGCCAGTACAGCAGGTACAGTAACCAGGTGGAGCAGTTTCCTGAGCCCCAGATTGTAAATCGACCAGCAAGGTTAACTACCATCAAGTCATTGATCTCTTTTGTTGataagaaggaggaggaggtgaagaatgctctcaagaaaagaccaAATGGCAGTCAGCATCCAAGCATAGGTGACAGTCAGCATCCAAGCATAGGCAATACAGCTACAGAAGAACAATCCACATTACCAACATAACACCTTGCACCACTGCATTACTAACTATATGAGAATAATGCGCAAAACTGCACTGAAGTGGAAGTTTTCCTAACACAGAGGCCTAATTGGCGAGGAAGGGGTTTTCTTGGCTGTGGTTTGTTATGACTTCTGACTGGAAAACGTAGCGTTGAAAGCAGCTTCGGAGTATTGCCTCCTGGTAAAGTGCAACAGAGTttgagttttatttttttccaacaGCAACAAATCTGGATCTCCTAGCAGCAATTTCTGAGAGAAGTAGCATCCTGTTGCAGCTTCAACTTCTGGCAAGTTGGCCTTCTTCGTTTTGAAGTAACTCCTACAGAAGTTCGTGTAGCAAACATCTGAAGCATCTGCTTCCTAATAAGTTGGGAAGTTAGAATCTTTGTTTGGTGTGGTATGTGGCCAGTTGTGCATGACCTTTCATCTTTCTGAAGACGTAACATATCTACCCCTTCCCCCTTCCACTGCGGCAGTGCAAGGAGACCATTTCAGAGCAGAATCTCTGACCTCACCCATTTTGTCAGACTCACATCCACCCTGATGCAACACTCTGAACTAGCATTCTGTTCTGAATAGAAGCATTGAGATCAGGGAAATTTCTCTGTGATGTACTGCCTAGATAAAGAGAAATCGATGTACACTACTTTGTAATCCTAACTCAAAATACATCAATTCGACATGTTAACTCCTCATGCAATGACTGTAATTGCAGCATTTTGCGAAACCAGAGCAGCCTTAAACCAGATGAGGATTTGGCAGGTAGTATGAGCACATCCTCCATGTTTGCAGCATCCGTCTAGCCCTCTTGCTGCCCCACGGTTAACGCTGGTAGCCAGGATATCCAAATCGCTGACCCCGATCCTGCTCCGACTGAGACAACTCAGTTCCGGTAACGTTAGTGCTATCGTCTCCCAATCCTCTCATCTTTCAGAAAACGAGCTGCTGCCAACCTCTAGTTGATTGGAAATGGGACGCATGGGTTCCATGGAAAAGGTAGACAGATGCTTCTAAACAGCCCGTCTCGCCGGCCTAGGTAGGTTAGGTTCCGACGTGTACAGGCTCTGGACATTGGggcgtgaaaaaaaaaatgtacgtATGCAACGTCGCTGTCTCGGCAACTACCTGTTACAGCCTTACAGATGTTGGAGAACCCTTTGGGCTCGGTTAGAAAATAGCTAGTGACTGGCCCATCTTTATCTGCCCATCCATGTATTTTGGAACGTAACGGTGAAATTTCGCAGTTCCCTTCAGCACATCAGTTCAAAATGTTACCTCTGAATGCATGCAGAGAACACCTCCTGCAACTGTTTAAAAATTACATCTGAATTTGTAGGATGAATAGTCAAATAGAATCGCCGCCCTGTGGACACGCACGCCCAAGAACCAACGTGCCCTTTGTTGACGACCAAAATGGGCAGATTTGGTCACACCTGTCCAGACCGGTCTCTCAAACGGTTAGACCGGTTTGGTTAAAGTGCTCAAAATACAAATTGAACTTCACTATTGTGTAGCTCTCATCGAGTAGATCAAAACGTATATgaatttggagttcggatgagagagttatgacctcggGAAGATTTGCATCTGGACGGTCAGACCGTCCAAGTTAGGACTTAGGAGTTGTCTTTTTGACAAGAAATTTGTTAGGATTTCAACTCCATTAGAGGCGGGAtctcccctccctataaatataaagggtcacaGCTGAATTATCAGTCTACTATTTGCCTTTTACCTTTTCTCTTTGCCTTAGCTTTTTCAATCCCCATCTGCTGTTATTTCTTCGTCTTAACGACGTCTGAGGATATTTTAGGTGGTCTGCCCTGACGGAGTCACTTCCGGACGAGCGTTCGTTAGTTTCTTCGCCATGCTCTTCGGCAAAACTGGCCTGACCGGCCACCCACAACGGTCTGACCGGCCCACGCAGAGGAGCTGCAAGGAGCTCCTCCGCACGACGCATGTTCGTGTGCAACACACTGTTCGTTGTTCGTAGGGGGGTCGTACTCGTACGTGCTCCGAGCACCGTACCCGTGTGCGTACGTGACAGCCGATAAGGCCCGGTCCGGACAAAACAAATCTGCACGGCACCGACGTGTGCCAAAACCAGTGCCCATGATGCCCATGCGTGTCGCCTGGCGTTTTGACTTGTGCCACGAGATCACATCACCAAAGGTTACACGTGAAGGGTCCTGCTGCTACACGCCACGCCGCCGCAGGACACGGGACTCGACGGCAACGGCTCACCGGAACGGCGAGGTGTCCGGTGTGTGTCATGATGGTCGTATCCAAAGGTAGAGATCTTTATGCATGCAGACGAGACACAGGTCATCATTAATTAAACAAGAGGATCCATCGGAGAACGGCCGGAGCCGACCCCGCGAGAAAGCGCCGTACgtcggcgcgcggccggggtggGCTTGCTTTTTCTCTCGGATGCACACACGTGGTACGTGGCCCGTGCAGGCCGtgcccggcccggccgccggcggccggccggtgcccAACCTGCAGAAGCAAAGATGGTATggtggccggccgccggcgctaaGCACGCATAATGGGGCCTAACGCAGCGCCCATGTCGTTTACTTCCTGTTGGGCGATGCTGATGGATAGGACCATAGGATATGTGCACATGATGAGGAGCGAGGCGGTGCATGCGAGTAAGCAAAAACCGCCGGCTGGAGCATCGATCTGGATGCTTATATCTTAGTGATCTTGCATTGATGATATGTTATACATCTGTACATATAGATGAGATCGACTAGCTAGCTGCCTTTTGCAATGCTGTGTTGTGTGAACATGACATGAGTAGCGATGTGCTTCAAGGGAAGGCAAAGGGGGGGATCGATGGAGAAAGTGTTCTTTGTGCTTGTGGTTCGTGATTCCACTTGTCTAGCTGCTTTTGTGCTCATGCTCTGCTCTTTCGGTAGTGGTAGGGCTGTCAAGGAAATAACCTAAGCACGGGGCTTGTGTAAAGGGAAGATGATGATGCATGCCATTCAAGGTTGTTAGCCAATCTCCTGCTGGCTGGTTGGTTAGTTTAGTATTGTAAGGTTAATTATATTGAGTTGGTTTGTTACTTTGTTTATTGCAAGGTTAAATATTGGAACtaacatgaaaagaaaaggctCATCAACAGGGAGAGACGTATGTCTGGTTTCGTCTTACATAAGAGTATCTCAGACTTCGAACCTGGATACACTAGAGTCCATCGCTTTACCGTAGCGTCGTGAGAAGCTTTTGGTAATATTGAAACTAATAACAGCAAGCATTTCTTATGGGATAAGTCATCGATTCGAAGCCCGCAAAAGAATATTGAAACTAGAAATTAAAACATACTTTTATGAGAGTACTAAGAAAAATAAATCAAGTAGTATCAATTTCCTATATATAGTTTCAGATTTGAAATAAAAAGTGGTCAAAGTTTCGATATTTTCGCGGTGCAGATTgccatacatgtataaatgcaTGTATTATGACGTTaaataaaaaatgaatgaaTTGAGGTTATATAATGCATGGTTGGTGCTATTGGAAGGGTACTGCAGCACCAACCACCAAGAAAGCTTGTGTTTTCCTTAAGCTGTTTCCTGTAAGCATCTCCAAGGTATCAAAATACGTAAAtacattttcttttgaaaaaaggTATCATAGATCATAATGCACTTTTGTTTACTTCTCACTTCATTCAGCGAGATTTTTTTTAAGGCAAGATAGGATCACCTTCCcgcaaataaaataaataaataatcatctttaaaaaaaaagcagcacCAGCTAGTTCAGTGAGATTCTCGCACTCTTCTTGATTCAAAGGATGCAAATTTGACTGTGGACACGAATTCAGTATAATTGTCTCGGTAGACAAATATAGACCGACGAACTGTCTCCGTAAGCAAATATAGAACGAGTCACCGTACGTACACTTGTCTCTGCGTTCTGAAACCAACACTTTCGGACCTTCTGGCGGTTGCAATTGCAACATCATCAATCGCTACGTGCTCATCAGCAGTAGCAGCACATGAGCCGACAAACTCTACCAAGAATTTTTCTAACGTGAGCCATGCACGCAAGAGCCCTTTCAGCCATGCATGCAAGAAACGATTTCCCTTTCCTTCAGGTCACGACACGGTAGGTACGGATCCTGAGAATATGAATCAATGGCCGGTGTGGCCTGGGGTTCTAGTTACAAA harbors:
- the LOC117842024 gene encoding glutamate receptor 3.4 gives rise to the protein MGYSHLAALLLCACMFASGTTAGNQNGTGVPARPAEVRIGALFTFDSVIGKAVRPAIELAVAHVNADPSILRGTKLSVLMQDTKCSGFVGTIEALQLLAKDVVAVLGPQSSAVAHVICHAVNELHVPLVSFSATDPTLSSLEYPYFVRATQSDYYQMGAIASIISYYRWKQVIAIYVDDDYGRGGIMALGDALAKRKCKIAYKAKLPPGAANTTVEDILMQVNEMESRVYVVHVNPDSGLNVFSAAKSLGMMSSGYVWIATDWLSEVIDSSGHDNPAVMEHTQGVLVLRQHVTVSEIQHALLPKWNNLTRNGIAYSMRAYDSVWLVAHAIERFLSEGNAISFSADPNLVTTKGSSLQLDSLRIFNNGNKLLEKVWSANFSGVSGPVQFTLDRNLVHPAYDILNIGGTGLRTIGYWSNFSGLSVVAPENLNLSSLNSSTNNVQLHSAIWPGQVSETPRGWVFSYHGKPMRIGVPLRTSYKEFVMQDDGPDGVKGFAVDVFKAAISLLPYPVSCNFVLFGDGLKNPSYSDLVQKVSENYFDAAIGDIAIVTNRTRLVDFTQPYIESGLIIVAPAREIESNAWAFLKPFTFQMWCVLGVIFLFVGAVVWVLEHRTNTEFRGPPRQQIMTVCWFSFSTMFFAHRENTVSALGRFVLLIWLFVVLIINSSYTASLTSLLTVQELTSGIQGLDSLISSSSAIGYQVGSFSRNYLVDELNIAESRLVPLNSPSDYARALELGSGNGGVAAIIDELPYVEIFLSKYCKFKTVGQVFTKSGWGFAFPRDSPLAEDLSTAILTLSENGNLQRIHDEWLSGTECSADNNAAASNSLSLSSFWGLFLICGLACLLALVIFFLRIFCQYSRYSNQVEQFPEPQIVNRPARLTTIKSLISFVDKKEEEVKNALKKRPNGSQHPSIGDSQHPSIGNTATEEQSTLPT